ACTATCCGGGTGTTTGGAGTATCTTTTGGTATCGCATCGCGCATCGACTCTACCAAAAAGGATGGAAACTCTTTGCCAGAATGATCATGGGAATCAATCAAGTTTTTACAGGAATCGATATCCATCCAGCAGCAAAAATCGGTAGACGCGTCTTTATCGACCATGGTATAGGAGTGGTCATAGGAGAGACGACGGAGATAGGCAATGATGTTCTGATCTACCAGCAAGTCACACTAGGAGGCGTGAGTCTGAGTCATGGGAAACGCCACCCAACCATAGAAGATGGTGTCGTTATAGGTGCCGGGGCAAAAGTCTTGGGCAATATAACCATAGGAAAAAATGCCAAGATAGGAGCCAACTCCGTGGTCGTCAAGGATGTTCCGGCTGAATCTACCGCTGTCGGAATCCCGGCACGGGTTGTCAGCAAAGGACTTGATAAAGGAAAACTATCGCACAATAAACTTCCAGATATTGACAAGGAGCTCTTTGAGTACCTTTTGAAACGTTTCGCACTTTTGGAGCATGCTTACATGAGTGGTGATAAGAATTTGCTTAAAAAAGAGGAAGAATTGGATACAATATACCAAGAATTTTTGAAATCTATGAAGCTAAAGGATTGAAATGTTATCCCATAGAATCAATCAACTTTCAGAATCTCTTACTATGGCCATAACAGCCTTGGCAAAGGAACTCAAGGCAAACGGAAAAGATGTGTTGAGTTTCTCTGCAGGAGAGCCCGATTTTGATACTCCAAAGGCTGTCAAAG
This region of Nitratiruptor sp. YY08-10 genomic DNA includes:
- the cysE gene encoding serine O-acetyltransferase, with the protein product MRKLSLFEQIKEDFSIVWERDPAIHSKFELFTNYPGVWSIFWYRIAHRLYQKGWKLFARMIMGINQVFTGIDIHPAAKIGRRVFIDHGIGVVIGETTEIGNDVLIYQQVTLGGVSLSHGKRHPTIEDGVVIGAGAKVLGNITIGKNAKIGANSVVVKDVPAESTAVGIPARVVSKGLDKGKLSHNKLPDIDKELFEYLLKRFALLEHAYMSGDKNLLKKEEELDTIYQEFLKSMKLKD